ccatctacgggttcaacggagcgcccacaaatccattgggagacatcgtgttgcaggtgaacgcggGGCCCAtaaaagtagaaacacgattcagcgtggtagacgccccatcccctataacgccattattggacgaaagtgggtacataaactcaagggagtggcaacaacgtactaccaatatctcaggttccctacacctgagggagtaatggaaatcaagggagatcgggtctctgcaaaagagtgccaggccactcaggatggTATCAACTACGAACAGGAAGAgaagcgaaaaacccgaaggatcaaaaataaagaagctacgaaagaaaaggccatagacctgttcctcaaggaaaccgcagggaagggcttgacaagaAATGATAATgttcttaacacagaggcaagtacttcagcatccaacgaagtacagaaacataccaaatagcaattaaagaacgtcccagtccttggggacccgaagccggtgttcacaccagtggagctcgtaaaagaaatcaacataggaacggaagaaaacccaaagatgatcaaagtagggaccataatggacgaagaaagagaagattccttaaccaaattacttaaagaatacgcggatgtattcgcctggaagttaggagacatgccggggattgatccaaaaataatccaacacgagctgcgcatcaaaccaggcacgccacctttcaggcagaaaataagaaaagttgcaccagagtatcataaggcagtagaaaaagaacttcggaaactactagaagcaggcttcatcaaggaagtcaaataccctacatggatctccaacatggtcgtcgttcctaaaaaaatggaggggttaggatatgcatcgactttactaacctcaacaaggcatgtccaaagacagctatcccctaccgagcatagatcaactggttgaagcagtggaagggtacgaagagctgtcattcatggacggatattctggttacaaccaagtagccctggcagaagaagatcaacaacacacaacattctacaccccgcatggcctttattgctacactagaatgccctttggacttcgaaacgcaggggcaacttaccagagaatggtcgatgctatcttcaggccatggattggtagtaccctagaagtctacgttgatgacatgctcgtcaaaagtaggctgcgcaaagatcaccaccaggacctgagagatattttcgaagcaatgaggaaacatcacatgaaagtaaatccaaaaatgcacttcggtgtcacctcagggaaattcctcggatatctggtaacaaaaaggggtattgaggtagacccgcgaagattcaggccatagtggaaatgccatctccgaagaatttaaaagaagtgcaaaagctcaatgggtccttagcagccttgggcagatttattgcccgatcctcggacaaatgcaaacattttttcaatattctcaaaaaagggagtaagtttgaatggaccgcagaatgcgaagaagccttccaaagaatcaaggaatacctggcttcaattccaatcctgagaagcctgatcctgatgaggttttggcattgtacatagcagcgacagaagacgcagttagcgcagtgttggtcaaaaccaatacgaagatagaacaacctatctattatgtcagcaagaccctcaattctgcggaaaggaattacacgaagatcgaacaactcatcctggcattagtatgggctactcaaaagctgagaacctatttcctaactcacttcatccgcgtcccatgcaaagcaccactggaagcagtcctcaaaagcgcggaaaagtaggtagaatagccaagtggaacacccacctggaccaattcaacatccatgaaattcaacattcccaaaaatcccaagtttggcggatttcttagcagacctccccctggacaacgatgaagagattaggggaataccagaagccgacgaggaaagcaaggatccagttgatgtcctcgaacccgcgagtcaaagacaatgggaagtcttcgttgatggttccaaaaataaggaaggggcaggaataggcattgtcatcaccaccccaactggagaaaggatcgtacaggcactcaggttagaattcaaagagcatactaacaacatcgtcgaatacgaggcagtcgtacatgccctccgcttgataatagagatgggggtaactgatgtaagactgacaagttattcgcagcttgtcatacggaaaatagggctcgaatacaatgtgtatgacgacaccctctcagcttacatggccttggtccaaacattggcatcacaaattccgaacatcaagttccggcacttatgcagaagggatctcaggcacgcggatgccctagcttgtatatcatccatgctgaaggaaaataatatcgaagctatcaaaataacaagggtatacgagccttcgattgtatcacaattttcctttgctacaaatcaagatacagtggaagaaaatatcgaagatcaggtgggagaagacatccataacgattttgacgaagaagatatcctgtcaagagaaaatcaagacgaagatttcagcaacgaagatgattggagaatgatgattcatgcgtttctcaaggatgaaaccttacccgcggatcataaacaaaccaggaaaatactctccaaagtaggaagatatgatcttcgggatggggtcctgtacaagaaatctttcctcggaccgttactacgttgcttatccaggaaagaggggcatcgaattctaaacgacatccattatagtgacgcagggaatcattgcggcatgagatcactagccgacaaagcaaaaatgcaaggatattactgtcccacaatgatacaagatgctgcaagaatgtcccgacgatgtgaagaatgtcagcgtttcgccaaaaagatacacgcaccagaaACAACGTTGAATTACGTGGATAGTCCGTggacatttgcaaaatggggcatagatatcgttgggcctttcatcgaaggatcagggaaaagacgatttttgattgtactcacggactacttcagtaaatgggtggaagccaaagccttagccaggatcagagacgtgtacgtgtttactttcatattccaaaacattatttgcaggttcggcataccagcggaaatcgtgtccgataatggtaaacaattacaggggaaaaacatagacatgctattcaacactttcaaaataaggaaaaacaagtccacccccatttACCCTCAAataaacggacaagcggaagctacaaacaagaccctcgcccttatcctcaaaaagcaattagacgaacacaaggggcgatggtgtgaataGCTACataatgtattatgggcatacaagacaacacgaagatcttccactggggagtccccatttctcctcacttatggatctGAAGTAGTCATCCTAACAGAGATCCTCattccaaccacaaagaccgaagcatgggagaaaaatctcacaacagacatgatgttagagagactggacgacctggaagaaaggagggaagcagcattgcaaaatatggaaaattatcaatggagattagcgagagagtacaacaaaaaggtcaaGCTTAGAAATTTtttagaagggcagtatgtgctaagaacaatcccgcagtattaacgagagaagaaatggggaaagttaggaCCTACatgggaggaccttttataatacacgacattgcgggaaatggttcctactatcttcgcaatctgaaaggcgaggtcctctgacacccttggaatgctaaatggctcaaacctactacccataggagcaacacaactttgcatctgcgtgaagaataccagaagaagaaggcagcgtaaccgctctacatatttctatctctggacgaggagtagcaggcctcaacctatcaatcaaacaaactttttgggaaatattcacgcaaacgaaatggtcaaaagtcccgctgggtgaacgcatgtacattacataataaattaacaatattggggaaagtaattaatctacaatctctcatggctcccctatcagtgtctatgagtgtaagaccagggggaaggcacccagcagaaagagatacccaaccaattttaaggcagcggttcgacggaatgggtgcatgaaaatatttcaaacaaacatcccatatcctagaacgctgcctcggcccccaccgtttggggatactctggcccaggattcgccaacggggtgacaggtctcaagacgatcacgaggGTATTTACCTTCaatgtcgcacccaaacactctcaactttttacaaagaaagttatttctaatttaacgcttcacaatacttaaaataaaaatgaattgataacgcaggtatgccaaaaggatgatccatttcataaagagttgattacaagttaaGCAAAAAAGATAAAGAGTTGATGACGCTAACCCAATGGGACCATTATGACGTGGTACTGTGTAAATTTTTCCCTGCCATCCTGAGGGATGAAGCCCTAATGTGGTTCAATAACCTTCCCAAGGGATCAGTTGAATCGTTCGAGCACCTGTCCGAGCTATTTTTAGAAACGTACATTCACAATAGCAGGGTCCGACCAGAGGTCGACGCGCTGTTCCAAATGTCCCGAGGGCCAAATGAGTCACTCCGCTCCCTGGTGACATGTTGGAGGAAGTTATGTGCTGAGATCGAAAAGGTCCCTGAGGACTATGCCATCTTGGGCTTTAAAAATAGTCTCCGAAAAACAAACCCTATCTTTGTCCGCATGTATGAAACTATGCCAAAGAACTTGGGCAAACTAAGAGAAATACAAGAGAATTATGTATCCTTGGAGGAACTCCAAGACGGAACTTACGACAAAATGGCAAAAGGAACTAATAGAGGAGCAAATGTGGTAAAGCCACAGAACCCACAGGCACCAGCCCAAGGAGCGGGGCGATCCAACAACCAATCCACCCAGTTCGACAAGCATCGGAATGGAGGGTGGAAAGGGAGAGACCAGGCCCAACAAAAGAAGAGAAAGTTTGTAGACCCAGTCTACACGAAGCTAAACACCCCCATATCCGAGATCCTCAAAAAGATTGATGGACAACATAAAATAACTTACCCATAGAACATAGGTCAGTAGACAAAGCGAACTAAACATAAAACTGACTTCTGCGAGTTCCatcaattccacagccacacgacAGACTCGTGCAGATACCTGAAGAAAATGGTGCAAAAAATGATCAATGAAGGGAAACTCCAAGAATACATCGTGCAACCAAAAACTCCACCTACCACTGGGGCACCCATACATCGTGTAGACATCCCCCGCGAGGCACAATACTTAGGGTGTAATACTATATCGCACTCGGCGATTACCACACCTACACGAGAAGGAAACATTACTGGACGAATTCACAAACGAAACTTCCAAGGCGACGAAGTTTTCAGTGTTTCCAGAGAACCCCGTATTGAGGGATGGATGAAATTACCCATTAGCTTTTCAGCCTCGGAGGCCCCTGATGGAGGACGAAGCCATAAAGATCCACTGGTGGTCACAATGGCCATTGCACTCCCCGAGCACGAAGGCGAAGGAGGAAAACCTAAAGTGCTACCATGGGAAATGCCCAAAATCTTAATTGTTGGAGGTAGTCCGATTGAGATTTTATTCTATGACACATTCAAACAAATGGGTCTTAGGGACGAGTGCCTCATACCCTCCACTTATAACATATTTGGCTTCAACGGGTCATCAACCCGCCTAAGGGGCGAGGTGACATTAGAAATACGGGTGGGAGAAATCCTCACCCTAACCACTTTCTGTGTGGTAGATGTACTATCACCATTCACATCCATTTTCGGGCGATCCTGGGTCCACGGGATCAAAGGGGTGGCCTCGACTAACCATCAAAGGCTCAGATTCCCTACGTATGATGGAGTGGCAAAGATCGTTGGAGACTCGGGCGAGGCGAAATATTTTTTACAAAATGGAGGTTGAGAATGGTGAGAGCAAAGTAAACTCCACCAGAGCAAAAACAAAGAGAGCTAAGAATGCCAAGAACCAGGCAGAGATCGATGCCTATATAGCTAGCACCAACGAGGCAAGACGCTCAATCGATGAACCCATAATGGAGGAAAATCCCCATCGGACTCGCCCAGGGGACCCATACAGAATCTTTTCGACATAGGAGAACTCAAATCGAACTTCTCAACCTCAGAGCCGACCAAAGAGGTAAATATCCGAACACCCGAAAATCCGGGTATGGTAAAAGTAGGAACACTCCTCAgcaatgaagagaaagagaagctAATACAAGTGCTGAAGGAATATTCCGATGTCTTTGCATGGCACATGGAAGACATGCGAGGAATAGACCCAGAAGTATGCTGTCATCACCTCAAAATTGACCCAAAGCACAAGCCCATGTGGTAAAAGATGCGCAAGGTGGCATCAAAATACCACGAAGCTATCCAAATGGAGCTAAAGAAGATGGAAGCCTCAGGGGTAATACGTGAAGTACAATATCCGGCATGGATATCTAACACGGTAATAGTACCCAAAAAGAATGGGGGAGTAAGAATTTGTATCGACTTTAGCGATCTTAATAAGGCCTGTCCCAAGGACAGCTTCCCACTCCCTAACATTGACCAACTCGTAGAGGCAACCTCTGGATACAGATTGCTATCTCTCATGGACGGATACTCTAGCTATAACCAGATCCCCCTCGCCGAgaaagatcaagagcatacttccTTTTTCACTCCTCGTGGTTTATACTGCTACACTAAAATGTCGTACGGGTTAAAAAAACGCAGGTGCcacgtatcaaagaatggtggaAAAAATGTTTGACGGCTGGATACATAAAACCCTGGAGGTATATGCAGACGACATGCTTGTCAAAAGTAAGCTCCCACAAGATCATGCAAGCAATCTTAAGGAAATCTTTGCACAAATGAGGAAATTTAACATGGAAATCAATCCTGCAAAATGTGCTTTCGGAGTAACCtaaggaaaattcttgggatatTTGGTCACCAAAGAGGAATCGAGGTTGACCCCGAGAAGGTGTGAGCCATACTAGAGATGCCCTCCCCAGCAATGGTCAAAGACGTGCAAAGACTAAATGGTCGACTAGCAGCCTTGGGAAGGTTCATCGCTAGATCGTCCGACAAATGTAGGGACTTCTTTAATACCTTAAGAAAGGGTGAGAAATTTTCATGGACCAGTGACTGTGAAGACGCttttcaaaaaatcaaagaacatttgGCAACCTTGCCAATCCTTCAGAAGCAAGACCCAGGAGAAAATCCCTATATCCATCTATCCGCGACCAATACTTCAATCAGTGCAGTACTCACTCGCATAGACAAAGAAGTAGAAAAACCAATTTACTTCATCAGTAAAACTCTGACGTCAGCAGAAAGGAACTATTATAAAATCGAAAAGATCGTGTTGTCTCTGGTCTACGCGACACAGAAGTTGCGCACTTATTTCTATGCGCACACTGTGACAGTCATCACGAAGGCCCCAATAGAATTTGTACTCGATCATGCCGACAGAGCAGGAAATATCTCTAAATGGGGAGCCCAAATCAAGCAATTTGGTGTGAAGTATCAAGCTCAAACGGCATAAAACACAAGCAGTCACGGATTTCCTGGCCGATTTCCCATTAGATAACACCGACGAGATCGAGGAAATCCCCGTAATGGAGGACGAGCTTGAAGACCCACCCGAGATGCTTCGCTCAGAAGATCCAAGCCTATGGGAAGTCTTTGTAAACGGGTCATGTAATTCGGAAGGATCTGGCATTGGAATGGTTTTTACAACCCCAACCGGCCGAAGAATCGTCTACAGCTTGAGCCTCGAATTCCCCACTACAAATAATATAACCGAGTACGAGGCGGTGATACACGCCCTCCGAGTCATCATCGCATTAGGGATCAGTGACGTTCGACTCAAAAGTGACTCGCAACTCATCATCTTCCAGATAGATGGAGCGTACCAAGCCCCAGACCCATGTTTGCAGCGATACCTCAAACTATCCAGACATTACATCCAGCAAATACCGAACATCACGTTGTACCATCTAAACAGAACCAGTAACATATATGatgatgccttagcattcatatcctcCATGGCAAGAGATCCCGAGGACACAAATGTCAGAATCGAAAAGGTTCTCCTTCCTTCTATCCCCATAGAAGGAAACATGGACATCCTCGTTGTCGACTCAGTAGCACAAGAAGAGAGTCTACCCGAGGATGACTGGAGGACACCAATCATCAAATACCTAACTAATGGGCATCTCCCCAGCGACCAACTCGTTGCACATAAGATAATAGCAAGGTCAGTGAATTACCAGCTCCGAGATGGTGTTATACAAACAATCCTACTTAGGACCCCTTATTCGGTGTCTCTCATTCACAGAAGGCCACATCATACTGAAAGAAATACACTATGGATACGTAGGCAACCATAGTGGAGGACGATATCTCGCTCACAAAGCAAGACTCCAAGGATACTTCTGGCCTCGTATGAACGAAGATTCAAAATAAATGGCAAAAACATGCATCGAATGCCAAAAAATTGGCAAGAGAAGGCATGTACCTTCAATGGACTTAAAGTCTGTCTTAATCCCTTGGCCATTCGCCAAGTGGGGGGTcgacattgttggacccttgagaGACGGTACCAGACAAAGAAAATATTTAATTGTGGCCCCgaattacttcaccaagtgggtagaATCATCCGTTTTAAGACACATCAGAGATCACTATGTCTTTAAATTCCTATTTGAGCATATAATATGCCGCTTCGGTATCCCAGCCGCCATTGTATCAGACAATGAGGCCCAACTCCGCTGGAAAAACATTGATCTTCTCTTCAATTGTTTcaaaattagaaaaaataaatctacacccaTCTATCTTGAAAGCAATGGCCAGGCAGAGGCCACAAATAAGACCATTGCCGACATACTCAGAAAGAAACTGGATGGATATGGAGCAAGCTGGTGTGAAAAATTACACAATGTCCTCTGGGCCTATCGGATCACCAGGAGGGAAGCGACAGGGATGTCTCCCTTCGCCCCCACATACGGCACGGAGGCGATCATACAAACAGAAGCCATGATCCCCACCACCAATACTGAGGCATGTGAGAAAAATATGACCTCGGACATGATACTCGCTAAGTTGGACGATTTGGAAGAAAATTGAGAAATCGCTCTCCAAACAATAGAAAACTACCACA
The genomic region above belongs to Papaver somniferum cultivar HN1 unplaced genomic scaffold, ASM357369v1 unplaced-scaffold_7, whole genome shotgun sequence and contains:
- the LOC113343900 gene encoding uncharacterized protein LOC113343900; translation: MTLTQWDHYDVVLCKFFPAILRDEALMWFNNLPKGSVESFEHLSELFLETYIHNSRVRPEVDALFQMSRGPNESLRSLVTCWRKLCAEIEKVPEDYAILGFKNSLRKTNPIFVRMYETMPKNLGKLREIQENYVSLEELQDGTYDKMAKGTNRGANVVKPQNPQAPAQGAGRSNNQSTQFDKHRNGGWKGRDQAQQKKRKFVDPVYTKLNTPISEILKKIDGQHKITYP